From the Rhinatrema bivittatum chromosome 3, aRhiBiv1.1, whole genome shotgun sequence genome, one window contains:
- the LOC115087280 gene encoding uncharacterized protein LOC115087280, which yields MYLLMTDVCAVFIFIQRQIVTAAKRTFSQVEREAGDLEEQADTSGSQVSKKRTRESRFMDCEKDLLCCAICENYEVLFRSKASASTKKQIWERIELEVSSQSVTPREVKQIQHRWHDTRREMESSVMLQMLWRKEFVFSLSTEEFPSELVQDNDTQTPITLDLIEVVSQTQRAEISAAPALDKATAACDLAETLIGINGLNENLISEIVMTGATQLVNTQGTQGNTQ from the exons atgtatttattaatgACTGATGTATGcgctgtttttattttcattcagaGACAAATTGTAACAGCTGCAAAACGAACCTTTTCTCAGGTGGAAAGAGAGGCTGGAGATCTGGAAGAGCAGGCAGACACTAGTGGTAGCCAAGTGTCCAAGAAGCGAACACGTGAATCTCGCTTTATGGACTGCGAGAAGGATCTGCTGTGCTGTGCCATCTGTGAGAACTACGAAGTTCTCTTCAGATCAAAGGCTTCTGCTTCTACGAAGAAACAGATTTGGGAGAGGATTGAGCTGGAAGTCAGCTCCCAGTCAGTAACACCTAGGGAGGTCAAACAAATCCAGCACCGTTGGCATGACACTAGAAGGGAG ATGGAGTCATCAGTAATGTTGCAGATGTTGTGGAGGAAGGAATTTGTCTTTTCTTTGTCAACTGAGGAGTTCCCCAGCGAGCTAGTCCAGGATAATGATACTCAGACCCCTATCACATTAGACCTGATCGAGGTTGTATCTCAAACTCAGAGAGCTGAGATATCTGCAGCACCAGCCCTGGACAAAGCAACAGCGGCATGTGATCTTGCAGAGACTTTGATTGGCATCAATGGGCTGAATGAAAACTTAATTTCTGAAATAGTCATGACAGGAGCAACACAACTAGTTAATACACAAGGAACTCAAGGAAATACACAATGA